The proteins below come from a single Tachypleus tridentatus isolate NWPU-2018 chromosome 13, ASM421037v1, whole genome shotgun sequence genomic window:
- the LOC143239086 gene encoding uncharacterized protein LOC143239086 isoform X5, with amino-acid sequence MSLVSDVVNEKSKNAENIPQVCLNKCLNDRGHPQREATCFKELAEIISASLADMSSLSVTPEKCTIIQETVSQIHRIQQQQQAAGGGDELQWSEVSSSNSSILNSEVLGPLLLEALDGFLLVVNTDGKIEVVSENISYFLKYTKDDLAGKSIYNIIHVGDHARFSSNLLPMSIGNGFGWTSEPGSGTNKSRTFNCRFLVKPSEDPEESMEEKQTRISQYESMQLSTVLLPHPSEHSDSPETESSDAQNLLFCVARRIPLNERTQNSCGVEQFTTKLDLTGKILDIDTSGVLLTYSQYLKDLDERIIHKLCHPKDLHKLIQHLKETLQVGSSTSSIYRLRVPNENYIYVQTKSKRVPFNSVTSEQEFIMSTHSIIRDADIPDVNQRKTNSSVSEGSTSSNGVSTGVHTSSTTTATAVSDPSSDSLYSSHTSLNLAPREFSLYDLSLDVFSSSDWEVPTGNNKERVNIDNDIPNPSSSVSGGSNVRMALGKVQHVHVSNSAFTTEMSSVTQSPIVQMTSPGVGQAITLSTYSYSHLQGPPSTPLSVGPRKMENEICVISDAKSNNCNMSSTNFSEHQTSIKTNPKLRNLLTQGSEQTDSLVRANSPFTKLFSDGRNSQNNHSSGSENGLVLKGISVTTGDNGSSSASKNVILRELLNQNEDSVQERPNKSRFSSGGSKTGMPFTNMDNSKSETSQELSKKNINNNNMLRKLLNSEVENDRSSRGSQAMLIQQLLKAESHEKNENSVSVNNVQSSSTDQLFKNAVLSSSSTSNSSFPTSLSNVFGSIFKRKSDDDDESGSNPPSKRPAVQHPRLAGQNPMLASMLAQTPKTEPSVPTTIANSIMSQLPQDRLPKNLEKKLIQTPCVVVTCSCSSSSTHQNTVHVTSTSHSLLHQDVVTADSRGRVTLGHQSATTLNLPSGQITQPPQRGIPPHHHNQGFLSSILNSSDGSRLTAASATVTSSSQLGQNTYSHFQLSNHQVQQPAKTITLSDMLGDVGSFDSVVGLTTQSQTSDPMLSQILDEVWSMQQEMESTPIDDSMIRKILDEVFEQPPGSSASGGLPPNNQTVNTVQDVHEKLAINAIRQQLMSYEISTSSSSSTNTSLSLKSSLHPQTPVALRTPVVRFSSTNSYPSVSVSLSPNGAQPGHRVQLQSPGDVGLQHSVALRNFQRLGGTQHPNSGGGITSNISPEVYYKLLERRQKMLHHQKRLQGQQQVVQSRQPITEPLTPASTPVFTESMTDLFNNTVAPNVTLQHFSGVPEPQLSPRYNVTLLGQTSQSQVSPSQHPGQQCPYSSLSQQSFPSPSPPVSNSYNQQRIPSYPSSPVPVTGVGPLSPLLQVLSPQSQWNQRAAPSTTTTDSVQQQNPILNDQLSQNSLMNQSRFVSQAQRQLQVRSMPSPNSVANQGNSPLPSQTDGQFRPHSPGHLYQQASQAQKKQQRLQRTVSLPAFPVQVT; translated from the exons GAACAAGTGCCTTAATGACAGAGGTCACCCACAACGAGAAGCCACATGTTTTAAAGAACTAGCAGAAATCATCTCTGCTAGTCTAGCTGACATGAGTTCCTTGTCTGTTACACCAGAAAAGTGTACAATAATTCAGGAAACCGTCAGTCAGATCCATCgaatccaacaacaacaacaag CTGCAGGTGGAGGTGATGAGCTACAGTGGAGTGAGGTATCTTCAAGTAACTCTAGCATACTGAATAGTGAAGTTCTAGGTCCTCTATTACTAGAA GCCCTGGATGGTTTTCTTCTTGTTGTCAACACTGATGGAAAGATAGAAGTTGTATCCGAAAATATCAGctattttcttaaatatacaaAG GATGACCTTGCTGGGAAGAGCATTTACAATATAATCCATGTAGGAGATCATGCTAGGTTCAGCAGTAACCTCTTACCAATGTCAATAg GTAATGGTTTTGGCTGGACTTCAGAGCCTGGTTCAGGCACAAATAAAAGTCGCACATTCAATTGTCGTTTCCTTGTAAAACCTTCTGAGGATCCAGAAGAGAGTATGGAAGAAAAACAGACCCGAATATCACAATATGAGAGCATGCAGTTGTCCACGGTTCTTTTACCTCACCCTTCAGAACATTCAGATAGTCCAGAAACAGAGAGTTCAG ATGCTCAAAACCTGTTGTTTTGTGTGGCTCGTCGAATTCCTCTGAACGAACGTACTCAAAATTCTTGTGGTGTAGAACAGTTTACAACTAAATTAGATCTAACAGGCAAGATATTGGACATTGATACAAG TGGTGTTTTATTGACATACAGCCAGTATCTGAAGGACCTGGATGAAAGGATTATTCACAAACTGTGCCATCCTAAAGACCTTCACAAGTTGATCCAGCACCTTAAAGAAA CCCTCCAGGTAGGGAGCAGCACCAGTAGCATCTACCGATTACGGGTTCCTAACGAAAACTACATTTATGTCCAAACCAAAAGTAAAAGAGTTCCATTCAATTCTGTGACAAGTGAACAGGAGTTCATTATGTCAACGCACTCAATTATCAG AGATGCTGATATACCAGATGTTAATCAACGAAAAACTAATTCTTCAGTTAGTGAAGGATCTACTTCATCTAACGGTGTGAGCACTGGTGTTCATACTTCCAGTACCACCACAGCTACTGCAGTTAGTGACCCTTCTTCCGATTCCCTCTACTCTAGCCATACCTCACTGAATTTAGCCCCTCGTGAATTTAGCTTGTATGATCTTAGTCTTGATGTATTCTCTTCATCTGACTGGGAAGTACCTACAGGGAACAACAAGGAACGGGTGAACATTGATAACGACATCCCCAACCCTTCTTCTAGTGTCAGTGGTGGAAGTAATGTTAGGATGGCATTGGGTAAAGTCCAACATGTCCATGTGTCTAACAGTGCCTTCACAACTGAAATGTCATCAGTGACACAATCTCCAATTGTACAGATGACATCACCTGGGGTTGGCCAAGCAATCACGCTTAGCACATACTCATACAGTCATCTTCAGGGTCCACCTTCAACTCCTTTGTCTGTAGGACCAAGGAAAATGGAAAATGAAATTTGTGTTATATCAGATGCCAAGTCTAATAATTGTAATATGTCGTCGACAAACTTTTCTGAGCACCAGACTTCAATTAAAACCAACCCAAAACTCAGAAACTTACTAACTCAGGGTTCTGAGCAAACAGACTCTTTGGTTAGGGCTAATTCTCCTTTTACCAAATTATTCAGTGATGGGAGAAATTCCCAAAATAATCATTCTTCAGGGTCTGAAAATGGTTTGGTATTGAAAGGAATATCTGTAACAACAGGTGATAATGGGTCCAGTAGTGCatcaaaaaatgttatattacgAGAACTCCTGAACCAAAACGAAGATTCTGTGCAAGAACGTCCAAATAAATCACGATTTTCTAGTGGTGGTAGTAAAACTGGAATGCCTTTTACAAACATGGACAATTCCAAAAGTGAGACAAGTCAAGAGCTTTCTAAAAagaatataaacaacaacaacatgcttAGAAAG CTCTTAAACAGTGAAGTAGAGAATGATCGTAGTAGCCGAGGGTCTCAAGCCATGCTAATTCAACAGCTTCTTAAAGCAGAATCTCATGAAAAG AATGAGAACTCTGTTAGTGTAAATAATGTGCAATCCAGTTCTACAGACCAGCTATTTAAGAATGCAGTTCTCAGTTCCAGTTCCACATCAAATTCTTCATTTCCCACCTCACTCAGTAATGTTTTTGGCTCCATATTTAAGAGGAAATCTGATGACGATGACGAATCTGGTTCTAATCCACCATCAAAACGACCAGCTGTTCAACAC CCACGACTGGCTGGTCAGAATCCTATGTTGGCTTCCATGCTGGCTCAGACACCTAAAACAGAGCCATCTGTCCCTACCACCATTGCAAATTCCATCATGTCTCAGCTCCCACAAGACCGACTGCCTAAAAATCTCGAGAAGAAGCTAATTCAGACACCATGTGTGGTCGTTACGTGTTCTTGTTCTAGCAGCTCAACACATCAGAATACTGTTCATGTCACCTCCACAAGTCACTCCCTGCTCCATCAAGATGTAGTCACTGCAGATTCTCGGGGACGTGTTACTCTTGGTCACCAGTCTGCGACCACCTTGAATCTCCCTTCTGGACAGATTACTCAACCTCCTCAACGTGGAATTCCACCTCATCACCACAACCAGGGTTTTCTCAGTTCCATACTGAACAGCTCTGATGGTTCTCGATTGACAGCTGCATCTGCAACCGTAACCAGCTCTAGCCAGTTAGGACAGAACACATACAGTCACTTTCAACTATCAAACCACCAGGTTCAACAGCCTGCAAAAACCATCACCCTTTCAGACATGCTGGGAGATGTAGGATCCTTTGATTCTGTAGTTGGGTTGACGACTCAAAGCCAAACATCAGATCCCATGTTATCACAGATACTGGATGag GTTTGGAGTATGCAACAGGAGATGGAATCAACACCAATAGATGATAGCATGATAAGAAAAATCCTGGATGAAGTGTTTGAACAACCGCCAGGGTCCTCTGCCTCTGGAGGATTGCCTCCTAATAATCAAACAGTGAACACAGTCCAAGATGTGCACGAAAAACTTGCCATTAATGCCATTCGGCAACAGTTGATGAGTTACGAGATCTCGACTAGTAGCAGCAGTAGCACAAACACCTCTCTTTCTCTAAAGTCTTCCTTGCACCCCCAAACACCTGTTGCTCTTCGTACTCCTGTTGTCAGATTTTCTTCCACAAACAGCTACCCATCAGTATCTGTGTCACTTTCACCAAATGGAGCCCAACCTGGACATAGGGTGCAACTTCAAAGTCCTGGAGATGTTGGTCTTCAGCACAGTGTTGCCTTAAGAAATTTCCAGAGACTTGGAGGTACCCAGCACCCTAATTCTGGAGGAGGGATAACTTCTAACATATCACCAGAG GTTTACTACAAACTCTTAGAACGTCGACAGAAGATGCTTCATCATCAGAAACGTCTACAAGGACAACAGCAGGTTGTACAGTCTCGACAGCCCATAACTGAACCCCTTACCCCAGCATCAACTCCAGTTTTCACTGAAAGTATGACAGATTTGTTTAACAACACTGTTGCTCCTAATGTTACACTTCAG CATTTCAGTGGGGTCCCTGAACCACAGCTGTCGCCCAGGTACAATGTCACATTATTAGGTCAGACCAGTCAGTCACAAGTGTCTCCAAGTCAGCACCCTGGTCAGCAGTGTCCATACTCATCACTTTCACAGCAGTCCTTCCCCAGTCCAAGCCCACCTGTAAGCAACAGCTATAACCAGCAAAGAATACCCTCTTATCCTTCTTCTCCAGTACCAGTTACAGGAGTAGGACCTCTGTCCCCTCTCCTTCAAGTGCTGTCACCACAATCTCAGTGGAACCAAAGAGCTGCTCCAAGTACCACAACTACAGATTCTGTACAACAACAAAACCCCATTCTGAATGATCAGTTGTCACAG AACTCACTTATGAATCAAAGTAGGTTTGTTTCACAAGCTCAACGACAATTACAAGTTCGTTCCATGCCAAGTCCAAACTCTGTTGCCAATCAGGGAAACTCTCCCCTTCCGAGCCAGACAGATGGTCAGTTCAGGCCACATTCACCTGGTCATCTTTATCAACAGGCTTCACAagcacagaaaaaacaacaaaggctACAAAGGACAGTTTCTTTACCTG CTTTTCCTGTTCAGGTCACGTGA